One region of Canis aureus isolate CA01 chromosome 31, VMU_Caureus_v.1.0, whole genome shotgun sequence genomic DNA includes:
- the SLC2A2 gene encoding solute carrier family 2, facilitated glucose transporter member 2 isoform X2, with product MDSIPTPLAEEETTASSNLVTMLWSLSVSSFAIGGMIASFFGGWLGDRIGRVKAMLVANILSLAGALLMGFSKLGPSHILIISGRSLSGLYCGLISGLVPMYIGEIAPTTLRGALGTLHQLAIVTGILISQIVGLNFILGNHEQWHILLGLSGVPAIIQSLLLLFCPESPRYLYIKLDEEVRAKKSLKRLRGDADITKDIAEMRKEKEEASSEQVVSIIQLFTNSCYRQPILVALMLHLAQQFSGINGIFYYSTSIFQTAGISEPVYATIGVGTINTIFTAVSVFLVEKAGRRSLFLIGMSGMFVCAIFMSLGLVLLNKLAWMSYVSMVAIFLFVSFFEIGPGPIPWFMVAEFFSQGPRTAALAIAAFSNWACNFIIALCFQYIAKFCGPYVFFLFAGVILAFTLFTFFKVPETKGKSFEEIAAEFQKKRGLAQKPKAAVEMEFLGATETV from the exons ATGGATTCAATACCAACCCCtttggcagaggaagagactaCAGCATCTTCGAACCTTGTCACCATGCTCTGGTCCTTGTCTGTGTCTAGCTTTGCAATTGGTGGAATGATTGCATCATTTTTTGGTGGATGGCTAGGGGATCGGATTGGAAG agtcAAAGCCATGTTGGTAGCCAACATTCTCTCATTAGCTGGAGCTCTCCTGATGGGGTTTTCAAAACTGGGACCATCTCACATTCTTATAATTTCAGGAAGAAGCTTATCAGGACTCTACTGTG GACTAATTTCAGGCTTGGTTCCAATGTACATTGGTGAAATTGCTCCAACCACACTCAGAGGTGCTCTTGGTACCCTTCATCAGCTGGCCATTGTCACAGGCATTCTTATTAGTCAG ATTGTTGGCCTCAACTTTATCCTGGGCAATCATGAGCAGTGGCATATCCTACTTGGTTTGTCTGGTGTGCCAGCCATCATCCAGTCTTTGCTGCTCCTATTCTGTCCAGAAAGCCCCAGATACCTTTACATTAAGTTGGATGAAGAAGTCAGAGCAAAGAAAA GCTTGAAAAGACTCAGAGGAGATGCTGATATTACCAAAGACATCGctgagatgagaaaagaaaaggaagaagcatcAAGTGAACAAGTAGTCTCCATAATTCAACTCTTCACCAATTCCTGCTACAGACAGCCTATTCTAGTGGCACTGATGCTGCACTTGGCTCAGCAATTTTCTGGAATCAATGGG ATCTTTTACTATTCAACCAGCATTTTCCAGACAGCTGGAATCAGCGAACCTGTTTATGCAACCATTGGAGTTGGTACCATCAACACGATTTTCACTGCTGTGTCT GTATTCCTTGTGGAGAAGGCAGGGCGACGCTCTCTGTTTCTCATAGGAATGAGTGGGATGTTTGTGTGTGCCATCTTCATGTCCTTGGGACTTGTACTACTG AATAAATTGGCTTGGATGAGTTATGTGAGCATGGTAGCCATCTTCCTCTTTGTCAGTTTCTTTGAGATTGGGCCTGGTCCCATCCCCTGGTTCATGGTGGCAGAGTTCTTCAGCCAAGGGCCACGGACTGCTGCTTTAGCAATAGCTGCATTCAGCAACTGGGCCTGCAATTTCATCATCGCTCTGTGTTTCCAGTACATTGCG AAGTTCTGTGGCCCTTAtgtgtttttcctctttgctggAGTGATCCTGGCCTTcactttgtttacatttttcaaagtcccagaaaccaaaggaaaatcCTTTGAGGAAATCGCAGCAGAGTTCCAAAAGAAGCGTGGCTTGGCCCAAAAGCCAAAAGCTGCTGTGGAAATGGAATTCCTTGGAGCTACAGAGACTGTGTAA
- the SLC2A2 gene encoding solute carrier family 2, facilitated glucose transporter member 2 isoform X1 — MTEDKITGTLVLTVFTATLSSFQFGYDIGVINAPQEIIISHYAYVLGIPLDDRKAINNYTINSTKELPTTPCLMDSIPTPLAEEETTASSNLVTMLWSLSVSSFAIGGMIASFFGGWLGDRIGRVKAMLVANILSLAGALLMGFSKLGPSHILIISGRSLSGLYCGLISGLVPMYIGEIAPTTLRGALGTLHQLAIVTGILISQIVGLNFILGNHEQWHILLGLSGVPAIIQSLLLLFCPESPRYLYIKLDEEVRAKKSLKRLRGDADITKDIAEMRKEKEEASSEQVVSIIQLFTNSCYRQPILVALMLHLAQQFSGINGIFYYSTSIFQTAGISEPVYATIGVGTINTIFTAVSVFLVEKAGRRSLFLIGMSGMFVCAIFMSLGLVLLNKLAWMSYVSMVAIFLFVSFFEIGPGPIPWFMVAEFFSQGPRTAALAIAAFSNWACNFIIALCFQYIAKFCGPYVFFLFAGVILAFTLFTFFKVPETKGKSFEEIAAEFQKKRGLAQKPKAAVEMEFLGATETV; from the exons ataataatatcccattatgcATACGTTTTGGGTATTCCATTGGATGACCGAAAAGCTATCAACAACTATACTATCAACAGTACAAAGGAACTGCCCACAACCCCATGCCTAATGGATTCAATACCAACCCCtttggcagaggaagagactaCAGCATCTTCGAACCTTGTCACCATGCTCTGGTCCTTGTCTGTGTCTAGCTTTGCAATTGGTGGAATGATTGCATCATTTTTTGGTGGATGGCTAGGGGATCGGATTGGAAG agtcAAAGCCATGTTGGTAGCCAACATTCTCTCATTAGCTGGAGCTCTCCTGATGGGGTTTTCAAAACTGGGACCATCTCACATTCTTATAATTTCAGGAAGAAGCTTATCAGGACTCTACTGTG GACTAATTTCAGGCTTGGTTCCAATGTACATTGGTGAAATTGCTCCAACCACACTCAGAGGTGCTCTTGGTACCCTTCATCAGCTGGCCATTGTCACAGGCATTCTTATTAGTCAG ATTGTTGGCCTCAACTTTATCCTGGGCAATCATGAGCAGTGGCATATCCTACTTGGTTTGTCTGGTGTGCCAGCCATCATCCAGTCTTTGCTGCTCCTATTCTGTCCAGAAAGCCCCAGATACCTTTACATTAAGTTGGATGAAGAAGTCAGAGCAAAGAAAA GCTTGAAAAGACTCAGAGGAGATGCTGATATTACCAAAGACATCGctgagatgagaaaagaaaaggaagaagcatcAAGTGAACAAGTAGTCTCCATAATTCAACTCTTCACCAATTCCTGCTACAGACAGCCTATTCTAGTGGCACTGATGCTGCACTTGGCTCAGCAATTTTCTGGAATCAATGGG ATCTTTTACTATTCAACCAGCATTTTCCAGACAGCTGGAATCAGCGAACCTGTTTATGCAACCATTGGAGTTGGTACCATCAACACGATTTTCACTGCTGTGTCT GTATTCCTTGTGGAGAAGGCAGGGCGACGCTCTCTGTTTCTCATAGGAATGAGTGGGATGTTTGTGTGTGCCATCTTCATGTCCTTGGGACTTGTACTACTG AATAAATTGGCTTGGATGAGTTATGTGAGCATGGTAGCCATCTTCCTCTTTGTCAGTTTCTTTGAGATTGGGCCTGGTCCCATCCCCTGGTTCATGGTGGCAGAGTTCTTCAGCCAAGGGCCACGGACTGCTGCTTTAGCAATAGCTGCATTCAGCAACTGGGCCTGCAATTTCATCATCGCTCTGTGTTTCCAGTACATTGCG AAGTTCTGTGGCCCTTAtgtgtttttcctctttgctggAGTGATCCTGGCCTTcactttgtttacatttttcaaagtcccagaaaccaaaggaaaatcCTTTGAGGAAATCGCAGCAGAGTTCCAAAAGAAGCGTGGCTTGGCCCAAAAGCCAAAAGCTGCTGTGGAAATGGAATTCCTTGGAGCTACAGAGACTGTGTAA